TCCATCAGCCAATCACCGAACCGTACAGCCCCGAACTCGTGAGCCACCTCGCCGACGCCGCGAAGTCGGTCACCAAGGCCAAGGTCAAAGAAGGCGGCACCTACGTCTGCATCGAGGGTCCGCAGTACTCCACTCGCGCCGAATCCGAGTTCTACCGCGCCCAGGGCTGGGACATCGTCGGCATGACTTCGATTCCGGAGGCGAAACTCGCCCGCGAGGCGGAAATCGCCTACGCCACCGTCGCTGGCGTCACGGACTACGACGTCTGGAAGAAGGACCACGAGGTCACGCTCGCGGAAGTGCTCGAAAACGCGGAGAAGAATCAGGCGGCGATAAAAGAGACCGTCGAGGAAGCCATCCGCACGCTCCCCGAAGACTTCGAGTGCGAAGCGCACACGGCGCTCGAAGGAACGATTAACACGCCGGCAGACGCGATTCCAGAGGAGACCCGCGACCGCGTCGAACTGCTCGTCTCGGACTACCTGTAGAGCAATCGCTCACGCGGTTTGTTATCCGGCCCGCGAGCCGTGCTCACCGGCCCTTGTCACGGACGTACTTGAGCGCCCGAAGGAACTCGTCGTGGTCGACCCTGCCCTCTGTCTCCTTGAGTCGCTCCTGAAGTTTGGCTGGCGTCATGCTACACAATAACTTACACGGTTTTCCATTATAATTGTGTCGCCGCTAGCAGGATTCACACCCAACCGCAGGCTACATCTCGAAGAAGAGTTGGATATCGTCCAGGACGGCCCCGCCTGCGGCGTCGTCTGGAACCGAAGAAATCCATCGCAAATCCCACGCTCCCGCTTCGTCGACCTGTGTGGCCTCCGTTATTGTCTCGCCCGCGAGTGATGACGCTCGCATCACGACGTCGTACCCGACAGTCTGGCGCGAACCGTCGCCCTCCGGCGCATAGTGCTTCTTGCGAACGCGTGCGACACCGTCGATGACGACTGCACAGTCTGTGAGTTCTTCGACGCGCCGTGTGGCCACTGCGACCCAGTCTTCACCGGACTCAACGCTGTCGTATGGGAGCGTCATGTGCGGCCCCTCTCGATGGATGAGCAGCAGCACCTCTCCTTCGTCGTTCGTGATGCCGACGATCACCATCCCCTGTATCGGTTCGTACGCGTCGAAGTGGTGTTGATGCTCGACGCAGGGCTTCTCGGTGTACTCTACGTCTGCACGAGTTTGCAACGAAGCAGGGTCAGAAAGCGCGTCCATGCCATTCGACGAACACGAACGGGTCGGATAAATCCTCGGCTCAGTCCGTCTCGGCCACCGCGTCGCTCGCACTCGCGACTGCCGGCGGGTTCTGAATCCAGAGGTCGCCGAAGATGTCCTCCTGTTCCAGCACGATGCGCCCACGGTGGGCCATGAACAACAACGCGAGGAACGTCGTGACCCGAGAGCCACCGGCGGTCGAAACCTCCTCGAACAGCACCTCGGTGCGCCCGTGGTCGTACTGTTCTTTCAGCATCACCCACACGTCGTCGATGACCTCCTCGATGTGTTCGGTGTGGGCCGTGCCGGTGACTTCCTCTTCGGTGGGTTCGTCGTCCATGCGGAAGTCGTCCGCAGAGCGGTAATCGAGCGTCTGGGTTCCGCGGCGGAAGCCCTTCGGCGAATTCGACGTGTCGTACTGGCGGCGTTCTTTCCACCACGAGCCGCGCTCTGCCTCTCGGAGTTCCCGGACGAGCTGGTCGAGCGTCTGAGGCGTCCCGCGAACCGACTTGCGGTCGAGGCGGCGCTCCATCTCGGCTTCGAGGCCGGCGATGGGGTCCGGACCGTCGAACTCAGGTTCCTGACCGGGTGGCGCTTCCCACGGCTCCATCCACTCCTCTTCTTCGGGTTCCGGGTCGTCCAGTTCGAGCAGCGCGTCGGATTTCATCCGCAACAGGACGCTCGCGTAGAACAGCGCCCGCCCCGAGGTGCGCAGGTCCGCCTCGTCGAGGGCGGCGAGGAACTTGTCCGTGACGTCCACGATGTCGATGTCCCACGGCTCGATTTCACCCTCCTCTGCGAGTTGGACGAGCAGTTCGACCGGTTCGACCTCGTCTTCGGCCTCGACGAGCGGT
This sequence is a window from Haladaptatus sp. QDMS2. Protein-coding genes within it:
- a CDS encoding NUDIX domain-containing protein — protein: MDALSDPASLQTRADVEYTEKPCVEHQHHFDAYEPIQGMVIVGITNDEGEVLLLIHREGPHMTLPYDSVESGEDWVAVATRRVEELTDCAVVIDGVARVRKKHYAPEGDGSRQTVGYDVVMRASSLAGETITEATQVDEAGAWDLRWISSVPDDAAGGAVLDDIQLFFEM
- the mtnP gene encoding S-methyl-5'-thioadenosine phosphorylase — encoded protein: MIGFIGGSGIYEALPLENTREEVVETPYGEPSAPVTIGEFGDTGREVAFLPRHGSKHGRSPTHLPYRANIYAFKKLGVKYILASNAVGSLKSSLHPGTLVVPTQIFDRTKHRKSTFFGDGIVVHQPITEPYSPELVSHLADAAKSVTKAKVKEGGTYVCIEGPQYSTRAESEFYRAQGWDIVGMTSIPEAKLAREAEIAYATVAGVTDYDVWKKDHEVTLAEVLENAEKNQAAIKETVEEAIRTLPEDFECEAHTALEGTINTPADAIPEETRDRVELLVSDYL
- a CDS encoding ScpA family protein; this encodes MTEIEPKPLVEAEDEVEPVELLVQLAEEGEIEPWDIDIVDVTDKFLAALDEADLRTSGRALFYASVLLRMKSDALLELDDPEPEEEEWMEPWEAPPGQEPEFDGPDPIAGLEAEMERRLDRKSVRGTPQTLDQLVRELREAERGSWWKERRQYDTSNSPKGFRRGTQTLDYRSADDFRMDDEPTEEEVTGTAHTEHIEEVIDDVWVMLKEQYDHGRTEVLFEEVSTAGGSRVTTFLALLFMAHRGRIVLEQEDIFGDLWIQNPPAVASASDAVAETD